A stretch of the Vigna radiata var. radiata cultivar VC1973A chromosome 7, Vradiata_ver6, whole genome shotgun sequence genome encodes the following:
- the LOC106766631 gene encoding E3 ubiquitin-protein ligase RZF1-like, which produces MDDNNAIDRISENIDDITVMMVSPVTMVNNFIDLGGFDLDEALAVVEGESGCVLATCKSYVSKLPTVNEVRRDEVCSVCMEGFSRHNREGENKRIPCGHVYHSSCITIWLEHCNSCPLCRRRVLF; this is translated from the coding sequence ATGGATGACAACAACGCTATTGATAGGATTTCAGAGAACATCGATGATATTACGGTGATGATGGTATCGCCGGTGACAATGGTGAACAATTTCATAGACTTGGGTGGTTTTGATCTGGACGAGGCTCTTGCGGTGGTGGAGGGAGAATCAGGGTGTGTATTGGCAACGTGCAAGAGCTACGTGTCGAAGTTGCCGACGGTGAACGAGGTGAGGAGGGACGAGGTTTGCTCCGTTTGCATGGAGGGGTTCAGCCGGCACAACAGGGAAGGGGAAAACAAGCGAATCCCCTGCGGCCACGTGTACCATTCAAGCTGCATCACCATCTGGTTGGAGCACTGCAACTCCTGCCCCCTTTGCCGCCGCCGTGTTTTATTCTAA
- the LOC106766632 gene encoding agamous-like MADS-box protein AGL29: MGRRKIEIAAVKDPNTRQVTFSKRRTGLFKKANELSILCGAEIAIVVFSIGNRPYSFGHPGVDVVAAKFLEHEIIKSNDVKQNNVEVGDIGRLNQQLLDIEARILVEEKKGLELDQILKQHRLSQPSQFKQLQDSYLEFQRRLKDYTDAIEVSECLILLAQEPVVEITKQVKKRRKN, from the coding sequence ATGGGTCGTcgtaaaattgaaattgcagCAGTGAAGGATCCTAATACGAGACAAGTCACGTTTTCAAAGCGTCGAACAGGTTTATTCAAAAAGGCGAATGAACTATCTATACTGTGTGGTGCAGAAATTGCAATTGTCGTGTTCTCTATCGGAAACAGACCTTACTCTTTTGGGCACCCAGGTGTCGATGTTGTTGCAGCCAAATTTCTTGAACATGAAATCATCAAATCAAATGATGTCAAACAAAACAACGTAGAAGTTGGTGACATTGGTAGGTTGAATCAACAACTGTTAGATATTGAAGCCCGAATACTTGTGGAGGAAAAGAAGGGCTTAGAGCTTGATCAGATACTAAAACAGCACCGACTGTCACAGCCTTCCCAATTTAAGCAATTACAAGATTCATATTTAGAATTCCAACGTAGGCTGAAAGATTACACTGATGCGATTGAGGTATCAGAATGTTTGATTCTACTTGCACAAGAACCCGTTGTCGAAATAACAAAAcaggtgaagaaaagaagaaagaattga